A stretch of DNA from Malus sylvestris chromosome 9, drMalSylv7.2, whole genome shotgun sequence:
taatttcaagagagagagagagatttgagtACCTTTGGATAAGAAATTGGGAGAACGAATAGCTGAGATACTAAGTCGTCTTAGGTCAAAAGAGAGTAGAGTGTGATAGCAAGCAGCGGAGGTATGGGGAAGACGAAAGAGCGATGGTACTCGCCGCCACCAGCAGTCAGTTGGCAAATTTGAGAAAGGTGATCGTCGGCTAAGAGAGGAAGTGGAGTGAGAGCAGAACATATGAATTCTAACGAGTTGGggcttttggattttatttacttttatgtttttttttctttttttctttgcctTCAGTAAAGGAAAGGTGATGATTTGCCTTTCCTCACAGGAACCCAGGTGGCCTTATCTTATGTTTTGTGAAGAAAGCAAAATTTTCGTCATCCAATATAATTCATTGGGCGGTAAAATTTGCCACCTAAAAATTTGTGAGGAGTTTAAGACTTTTATGTGATGaacaacatttaaaaaaaaaattatgtatccCACATAAGGaggaaaataaccaaaaaaaaaaaaaaaggttaaccTCAGTTTACTATcccgaagtttttttttttttgacccagtctggtacctaaagtcataattctgggacactttcatacatctgttaagttTCCCATCAGAATCTCATTAACTGATGAcatggcgcccatgtggacaatgactgagcGCCACACATCAATATGGGGCCCATGTggatgttaaaaaaataaaaaatttaaaaaaaaaattggacccACCCGTCTCTTATCTTAATAAAAAATcgaaatatcatatcgtcatccatcagatattctataaaaacatgggttataggaaaaatagtaataattcaaactagcctcagtaagcatgctatctcacaaaacgtttcataaaacgtaatcatcaaatcatgcttttcatgtatgcatttctactattaaaacatgcattttagaaggggtccactcacagtacttagccgccgaagagccacgcaaactaaCGAACAAGAAAACGTCaccaataattgcccctaagcacataaagggtccaattaataaaactctattttaacaattgaatttgggaaaacagacgttggaaacggattcagaacgtcgagttactctaagaagggtcccggacgaaaacccgaaaagtcaaccctaaagtcaacgttaaccgggggtcaacggtcaaattaggtctaacgggttttaggcttgaaataTGAATtaaggtttaggttaaataggattatgatctattgggttttggaattctaaggtttttgggttagAAGGGTTTAGAGTGAAGAAATGTGGTTTGGGCCTaagcccaaacacacacacacaccacaaacaaacacacacacacacacacatgggctgCACATGCAGGGCACAgcccacacaacacacacacacacaaaggcCGGCCCTAAGGCCTTATTAAAGGGCTGGGCTTAGAGCCCCTTAACCAAAAACCGGCCCAAGgcctttgggtttttaaaaacaaataaacaaaaacaaaaaggatgCGGGCTGGGGTTTTGGGCTAAGATATAACGGGCTTAAGGCCCATGGGGTTTTCTAAAGGGCCTGAGAGGCCTGGTTTTGTCGAAGAAGAATGCCGGAGATTCGGCCGGAAAACCACCCAACTTTAAACGGCTATAACTTTGtcactactcaacgaaatcaagcgagacaaaaacaaaagttgtagcccttgaagagaagaagagaatggtatctcaCACGACGTATAAattgccgtggtttggccggcaAATGCCTCGAAATCTGtcggactcgccggaaactgggtaagattcaaatggatataacgtcttcaatactcaacgaaattgggtgaaacaaaaaggaaagttgtagtactcagggagacgaagagattgataccttgcacgcagGCCAACtcatcgtggtttggccggaaattctCTCGAAAGTCGCCGGAGGCGTAGGGGGAGACTTGGGTGTTCTCTGGGTGTCCCGGAGCTTCGCCGAGACgggggagagagaaaagaaagttcCAGAGGTGATGGTGGTGTCGTAGCTAGGTAGTTGTGGTGGTGGGTGTGTGTGGGTTTAATGATGAGGATGGAAGAGtgaggttgagagagagagggagacagaGAAAGAAGAGGGCTGAGAGAGATGGAAGAGTGACGGGAATGGGGGACACAAAAATAGAAGGTGGGCCATTTGGCACACCAATTAAgaattaaaaaccatttttaaataaaatgagggtgaggtgttacagacCACATCTTGTTGTACTCCAAAAAATTAGGCGAAGTTTGCTAACTTCGCTGAGATTGACCATTTTTGTTCTGCAAGATACGAATGCTTGATCTGACTTGTATCCTTAGAGATTCCTACAATCTATGGATTGACATGCGCTACAAGTAATCACACTCTTAGGAGAACACAATGTCTAATCCCATATATCCTCTTAAATTCCCTTGATTCGGATTCTATAAGCTAAATGGTCTATCCCCCAACTAGTATAAATACTTTCATCTAGGGCATGTCCTTGGTAATGCTTCCGTAAACCTACTGCTTGAGTCTCAAtattgcttactaacttgactGTTGGAGAGCTTTCGACCTGTACCATACTAATACCTCAGATTGACTGTGATTGTTTGTTTTCTTACGGGTAGCCGGACTCGCACACCTTTCTACATCCGCGGTGGTGCGCATATTTTGTTCCAACACGATGGTTGGATTAggtattttgtcattttaaccaGCACGATGACAAAAAATGATATTgttttgtcacttagtactatagtTGAGTGATACTTCTCCTCACTTATAATTGAAAGATCTTTGGTTAAATTCTAGTAAATGATGAGGTCGATACCAATTTATTTCCCCACCTTTTAATGTAAATGTATTAttgtataaaacaaatatagcatttcaattaaaatttatttttattcagtATTTAAACTAAAAGCTCCCTTTGCATATTTGGTATTTTGATTCGGACAAGTACAAGAGGCCCCTCGATTTCTCGCATATTTCATTTTCAGTTTTAGGTTTTACTTGGTGTAGTTCATTACTAATAGTGTACTTTTGGGTGAAATCAAAATAgggaaatgctaaggagactattTCAGGGACTCTTCAAGAACTTTCCGTCAACTCATGTTTTTGCACAATTCTCGTACCAACTTTATAAAACATTATGCCAAAAACAAGAGATGACGGAGAGTCCATGGAGAGTCTCACTTTAAGAGTAGTGATATTCACACAGCTCTTTTTCACCTTTTACacacttttgttaatttttgttcattggtcttcttcaattcattttatTCGATATCTGAAAATTGAGAGGAGTGTGTGAGAGGTATAAATGGATATGTGGATGGTACCATcctaaattaaaagaaaaagttcATTAACACATTAATAAGAAAGAAGTTCAAAGTCGATCCTAGTAGCGTTGACTTGTAACTAAATAGGACCAAGCCTAGTAGCCTAGAAAAAGCTCATGCTCAAATTGAGTCTTCGTGCAGGACAAAGGAAAAAGAATGTTATACTTTGCTAAGGTTTAGCACTCATAAATGAAGCCTCTAATTGTGTAAGTATTTCAAAATACAACTACCACCAAAATTCTAATAGTCAATAATCATTAGCTAAATTGTAGTAAAGGGCAATTTAGGAACaaacaaagacaattattgTAATTAGTTGACTCTTTAAAGTCAAAAGactaatcaaatttcaatcttAACCCCGACTTTTATGAGAATTGGATCTTTTCCAAGGATGTTAATCAAGTTTTCTacaagaaattgaagaagaagaaatgaaaaactcaaaaccataaaatcaaaatttcaatctTAAGCCTTGAATTCCCGCAGCGAAAACGGCAACATTAAGTATCAACGCCATACTTATGCTCAGATACTACTCGAACAGTAAGAATTAACATCGTTATTATCATCAGTATCACAACGTTCATATCGATCATAAGATGTAGAGCTATTTTTTAGCAAGCAAATCAAACGAAAGCGAAGTATTTAAGACTGGAATCCTAAAGTAGTGAAGCGAAGAGATGCAGTAGCTGCCGCAATGGTTCTAACACGACAAGAAATGCAGCAGCACAAGTGAAGAGCAGAAGCGCATCATTAGCAACAATGGTTCTAACCACGAAGCTAATCACAGTAGGCGTAAGTGATGTGAAGAAACTCAGCAGTAACGACAGTGATGCTAGTGACGATAAGAAACAGAGCAGCATGAGCGAAGAGAACAAACACAGCTATGGAGGCGGTGATCCAACTAGTAAATGAAGAAGAGGATACATGAGGATATGTGCGATCATGAGTACTACAACTATTCTTACCAATGGCCGAATCCAAGGGATCTTCGCAGTTAATTGGGCATCAGAAGTAGTTGTATTGCCTGTAGCATGATCAGGAGGTGCATCATCTGTAGAATGAATAGAGTAATTGGAAGCAGCTGACGGAGGAGAAGGCAGCACACGATCATTTTCCACTACTTGATTATCGGGACCATGTCTGCTGTTGTTGTCCGAAGTTGGCCTAGTAGTGAGAAGTAACTCAACAGCAACAACAGTGATAGTAGCGACGAGAAGAATCAGAGCAacatgagtgaagggaacaaacGGAGCTATGGAGGCGGGCCAGGCGGCAATCCAACTCGGAAATAAAAAAATGGCCAACACGAGGATCTGCCTGATCACTGTAACAAATGGCAGAATCCGAGGGCTGTCAGAAGTTAAGTGTGCATCATCAGTAGTAGTATTGCCTGTAGCATGATCAGGAGGTACATCATCTGTAGAATTAATTGAGTAATTGGAAGCAGATAGCGATGGCGATGGGGAAGGCTGCACATGATCATTTCCCACTACTTGATCATCTGGACCGTGTCTGCTGCTGTTGTTGTTGGAAATAGGACTAGTAGCATTTGGCGGAGGACTAGTGATCAAGGGGCTGCTGGGTGAGGTTGCATTAACATTGGTACTCATCTGCAGTGCAGGGAGGACAAGCACATGGAGCTTGAGTCCCATGGCACAATGGCCCAGCCTCCCACATATGAAGTACCTGTTTCCTGCTTCCCTCAATGGAATCACCGTC
This window harbors:
- the LOC126581895 gene encoding uclacyanin 1-like isoform X2 produces the protein MKEIIVVAVMFSSMLFRCGVSASTMATAAATNTNHSVGGASGWDLSSNLRAWATRTAFRVGDSLVFRYTPVHDVLEVTKTDYDLCHTVDPLEMHNDGETVIPLREAGNRYFICGRLGHCAMGLKLHVLVLPALQMSTNVNATSPSSPLITSPPPNATSPISNNNSSRHGPDDQVVGNDHVQPSPSPSLSASNYSINSTDDVPPDHATGNTTTDDAHLTSDSPRILPFVTVIRQILVLAIFLFPSWIAAWPASIAPFVPFTHVALILLVATITVVAVELLLTTRPTSDNNSRHGPDNQVVENDRVLPSPPSAASNYSIHSTDDAPPDHATGNTTTSDAQLTAKIPWIRPLVRIVVVLMIAHILMYPLLHLLVGSPPP
- the LOC126581895 gene encoding uclacyanin 1-like isoform X1, with amino-acid sequence MQGMKEIIVVAVMFSSMLFRCGVSASTMATAAATNTNHSVGGASGWDLSSNLRAWATRTAFRVGDSLVFRYTPVHDVLEVTKTDYDLCHTVDPLEMHNDGETVIPLREAGNRYFICGRLGHCAMGLKLHVLVLPALQMSTNVNATSPSSPLITSPPPNATSPISNNNSSRHGPDDQVVGNDHVQPSPSPSLSASNYSINSTDDVPPDHATGNTTTDDAHLTSDSPRILPFVTVIRQILVLAIFLFPSWIAAWPASIAPFVPFTHVALILLVATITVVAVELLLTTRPTSDNNSRHGPDNQVVENDRVLPSPPSAASNYSIHSTDDAPPDHATGNTTTSDAQLTAKIPWIRPLVRIVVVLMIAHILMYPLLHLLVGSPPP